The nucleotide sequence CGCTGCTGCCGACGCTGCGGTTGCAGCGGCAAACGCCGCCGTGGCGGTTGTCCGCCTCACGAGTCATGGTAGAGGCACCATGTTCGGCGgcgggagagagagatgggCCGCTGTCAAAGTTCAAACTTGTTTCAGAGGCTATTTGGTAAGTGGGGTTTTGCTCATTTATTGCTCAAAGTTTCcaacttttttgaaaaaaagCACTTATTTCGGCTTTTGAATTGTGAAAAACGCAGGCTAGAAAAGCTCTAAGAGCTCTGAAAGGACTGGTGAAGTTGCAGGCATTAGTGAGAGGCTACTTAGTGAGGAAGCAGGCGACTGCAACTCTCCACAGTATACAAGCTCTAATCCGAGCTCAAGCAACTGTTCGTTCTCATAAAAATCGGGGGCTGATCAGCATTGAATCCAGCAACAGATTTGAAATCCGTGCACGAAAATCCATGGTAATAATTACAATCGAGTCCAAACTTTCCGGTGCATTGGAGATGCCCGAAAGACTTACGTTTGAAACTGGGAAGCGTTCTACCCTGCCCTCCTGTTTATTTCTGGCTTTCGAATTGAATGAATCGAAGAACATAAATAAACAGGAGTCCGCAGAAGGAGAAAGTGGATGTGCAGAAATTATTTTCCTTCGAAATAAtagatttttctgttttttattggcaattaaataatttaaagctGTGGGAAATACTTGAATGTTGCAGGAGAGATTTGGTGACAGCAGGAGTGAGCATACAGCTCCATCCCACAGCAGAAGGCTCTCTGCTTCTAATTTGGGTGACAATAATTTCAACGACATTGATGAAAGTCCCAAGATTGTTGAGGTTGATACAGGCAGCAGGCCGAAATCCAGGTCCCGGAGAACAAATACTGGTTCTGCATCCGGATTCTCCGACGACACGACTTATCAACGAGCATTGTCTTCTCCAATCCCGTATCCGGGTACTCCTGCCCGGCTATCAATCCCCGACAGCCGGAACTACCAAGACTACGACTGGGCGCTTTCCGTGGAGGAATGCAGGATGATCTCTTCGGCACAAGGCACGCCACGGTTCGTGAATTCCTGTGGCGGAGGGGCTACCAGCAATGCCGCCGGCACGCCTTCAAAGAGCGTTTGTAACGAGAATTATTTTAGAGGGTATTCGCCCAATTACATGGCGAGCACTCAGTCGTTCAAGGCGAAGTTGCGGTCTCATTCTGCTCCGAAACAGAGGCCGGAGCCGGGGGCGAAAAAGCGGCTTTCGCTGAACGAAATGTTGGCGTCAAGGAATAGTTTGAGTGGGGTTAGGATGCAGAGGTCCTGCTCGCAAGTGCAGGACGCCATTGTTTTCAAGAATGCTGTGATGGGGAAGCTTGAGAGGTCCTCTGGATTTTGGTAGTTGCAGGCATGTAATGATCGGAAACAGGGGATGTAATACTAGAAAATGTGATTGtagattaaaaaaaaggttaacTGTTATTAATGATATATTATGGCAAGGTTTGATCTGATTTTGATGTTTGGTTATGATGAATCATGATGGTTTGatgattaatattaattaatgatatgaatcaaatgcttgaaattGTGTAATATGATTGAAATTGTAATTTTGAGTCGTTCCTGTCAAAGGCCAAATCTCTTGAAAGATACTTAGTaatgttttcaatatatgtTTTCGATTTATAGAATATTTTCTGACCCATATTTAATAAGGTACGTCTTGGGTTTGATTCCTGATACTgatgaatcacacgatggtgaTCAAGAGAGGCTGAAATGCTTTTTGTGAGTCTTTTCTTTCTCCAAAAAGATGAACGTGATAAAACCATCAGCTAATTccctttaaatatatatatatatatatatatatatatatatttatatgagaAAGTGGCGATGATGATGGTGGTTTGATGGCGGAGATTGTTGTAGTTGTTGGATGACTcaagtttttgtattttttgaaaATGGGAAAACGGTAATTTAAAGTATTTGGCGTTTTCACAATTATAACATGAAGTTTGATCTGATTTCATTTTCAAGAacgttttttgtgttttaaagaaaaatgcaaataatGATACAAATATGTGATAAAAATAGTATTTTTAAAAAGCAAATGAGGCTCTAAAAGTGTCACTAGACGAGACCTTGCATCTTCACTATAGATGAGAAAGTGGcgatgatggtggtggtttaATGGCAGAGGTTGTTGTAGTTGTTGGATGACTCAAGTTTTTGTATTTTCTGAAAATGGTGAAAACGGTAATTTAACGTATTTGGCATTTTCACAATTATAACGTGAAGTTTGATATaatttcatttccaaaaatgttctttgtgttttaaagaaaaGTGCAAATAATGGTATAAATATATGGTAAAAGTAGTATTTTTAAAAAGCAAATGAGGCTCTAAAAGCGTCCCTAGACGTGACCTTGCATCTTAACTCCTACTATGAATAGAAAACTTAAATCATTTAATGCTCAATCGAGTGTCATAACATGAAACTATCAATCCAAAAATATCAAATCATTACTTGCCAATCAATTAGCTTCCAACCTTGGGATAGAAAATGTTGACAATAAATTCTTCCATGATACAATATGTTGGCTGGAGAAGTTAGTCATTTCCAACTACGGTGCTCTGCAAAGATTTTGAAGACGTGCTTTATCAATTTCGGACGACAGAGCTCGACACTCTTCACATCACACGTACGATTCAAAATAATCATTTTGTATTGTTGTCATGTGAATCACATTGCAAAGTGCAAGTAAatgtttgatatatatatatgtctttgATATGGATTCtctaaatgaaagaaaaaatgttGAAGCTTTTTCAAACTAGTACAATTATTGAcaacaaaaatggaaaaagtTTGAACCATGAAGCAACATGTGTCCCTTGTGATTTTCCTAGGTATGAGAATTGATTTTGGTTTGCTTGATCGTCAAACTCTCTTGAAAAATATGACACacttgtttttaattttgtgtgCCCTCTTCAATTACGGGATGACTTTATGGAATGAGTTTACTACTATTGTGGCATTGTGGTTCAATAATATAATCTCACATGTAAGTTTCTTTCTTTATGAAATTGCAGTATCAGATTGGGACGTCGCTTGAAGCTGTTTCATGTAAGTTACTTTCAAATTACAAAGCTAAAAGAGAAAGTAAACCAATTACACATTTCTTGGTTGCTAAAAAGTCTCTAATGTGAAGATAGGTACCAAGACTTCTACAGTAGTGAGTTACATGCTTCCATTTTGGCCAATATTTGAAAATTCTATTCTACTGTCCTTGTTTCTTCTCCCCTGTCCTTATCAATTATTCATTAAAAAAGACAAATAGTCTCATGTAATTTTCTAGTTCCTTCACCAGCTCAAACTTGtctgcaaaagaagaaaaattaataaaaattcatgTATATAGTTTGTTAAGTACTATGCAAGTAATTTATCAAAGTGTCAAAAGATGATCTTGGTCCTTGTAGTTTTACCAAAGTAGCAATTTAACCTATGTAAATTTACTAAGGTTGTTGTCATTCAATGAAATTTTCAACGGAATTAGCACGTGAAATGTgtatatttggttttttttctttcttttcacctcAATTTACCCTAACACACATATTATTCGCAAGCTAATTATTGTCGAAGAAATTGACAAAACCAAGTCATTGGTATTTCTTGTTTGAAAACATGATATTCTAAACAACACAAATGAAGATTCGGACTTGAGTACAAGGTAGGCGTAAAGAAAATTCAAGTTCCACTAGACTAATTGACAATTGTGTCCTGATAAGTACATACAAAAGTTTGATAAACTTCTAATGTGAGAGAtttcttcacatcctcacaaAGTGGGCACACTATGCAATCTAAATCATTGTCCTAAAAATAGCAAGAGTTAATAAACTATGAAGTTTAAATCGCGACAATTAAAGTTAATCAGGTGAACTAAACCCTAAATTGAATCTCCATGATATGTCATTCGCTCAAACTACATATATAGActtaaaaatcataatatttgccttttatttttttacactttCCGAGGGGGATAATAAGCCAATGAGGACTCCCCTTCGACTTGTCGCGACTGGTATTTGGATTGGAAGGCCGAAGTCACATTCTTTTCAAGCTCTGTTGGTGCAGGTAAGTTTTGCAGAAACAAAGCTTAGCTGGGAGCTACGTCCTTTTGCTTGGGTTTTCATGAAAGGGGGCTTTCAAAGTTTGTTAGGTCAAGCAGAGAGCCTCAGTCATCACAGAGATCAGACAGAATGCTTCCCCACCAACAATTACATTGGTGActgcttcctcctcctccttctctccCCACAGTTCTTGGGGGAAAgaatattacaaaaaaaaaattcaaaagtaaaaatGTGGTCCTTATTGTTAtttgttataacttataagtCCAAAATGTGTAATAACATGCCTTGTAGATTTTCAAGCCCGGTCTAAAGGCTTTGGTCAATTGAAGACCCAGCTTCTAGGTTATGTAGCTCAAAAGCCAAGTCCAACTGAATTTTCTACCCAAAGTGGAAAGGAAAAAGCTTATAGCTTTGGATCAACACTAcacccttttcttttctcatgCCAAAATTGCACATATCATTCATGTGGTGTGAGTCACATGCCAATATCGATCGATCATGTATTCATGTGATAGAAAGTTCTTAATATAATACCTTTGTGGTTAAGTATGTTATCAATCTCAGTATAAATTGAACGTTCTATTCAAATTCTGTCTAATTTCACCAATTTAAACGTGCTTTTAAGACATTTATGTTAGTTTGATCCTTAAATTAGGCTTAAAATTAACCCTTTACTTTTTAAAGTGATGCGTACATTGGTTCAAATtgaaggaaatttggataaaaaGAATGAGCTGGATCAAGGTTGTGACGAACATAACCACATCACTACTAACAAGAATTTTGCCAAAGAGTAACAATGACAAGTGACCTACACCACTTGATAACTTGTGTAATTTAGCCTGCCGTTTTCTTGTGACAATCATATTTTGGATCAATAGCACctggtttcttttcttttgtcttaATTTCTGTCGTTGCGGACATGGACGGATCCATATAGGGACCCGAGAGGTCCCGGGATCCTCCGGAAGCCTGAAGAAACACTTGTGATCGATCTTTGGGACCCTCCAACAATTTGAGCAGGTGCAGCGGAGAGGCTTGTTGCCTCCATAGATGTGCATGTAGCAGTGCTTATAACGAAGAATAAgaggtttctaatttttgttccaCCACCTTTAGCTGCCTAAatttatttcttccaaattcatttaagttttttaatcctGGACTCTAGTCTCAACTCCcaattgtaatatatatgttacattGAACAAATTTGTTAGTTTTATTACCTTTGAGATTAatcttgattattattattttattttattaaatgggGGACAACCAGTGGCAAGCCATGGTTATCCACCCCTTCTAGGGGCCtaaaagactcacagaggcattttagCTTTCTCCTGGCCATAGTCAAGCAGACTCACCAACTTGGAACCTCGAACCCAGGACCTCtctgttttttgtattttgagagCCGAAATCCGTGGCCTTACCACTGAGCCACTTGATGTGgttgattaattttgattattcaatgaaccaaattcaataaaaaatagtgctATGGAACCAAACtagtctaatatttttttttttttttgaacttttattttggGAACCCCCGATCTTAAAATCCTAGATCCGCCACTGGTTGCGGATAGGGAAGTTAAAGCAAGTTGCAATGATCATATAAAAGctttagtttgtgtgttgagtTACTCCTTGACATGGCAGTTATCTCAATCATATATATTAAGCAGGACATCACTAACATGGATTTTTGCaaacattttttcttcttcttttgtttggaTAAAAAATTGTTGGTATTATATTTGATCATCATCATATTTTGATCCACTCAGAGCCATCAATGAAGGTAAGGGAAATAAAGGGCTTGGCTTCCTCATCAGTGAGTTCTCTGCTCCACGAAACCCTCCCTGCAAAGCGAGCTCCTGGTCCTGTGCACTTGTATTGCCCATAAAACACAGTCCTgcaacaaccaaaaacaccatATCCAACTATATCATCACAAAACCCTACTCATCAATCTTCATGCGCATGCCACTACCACCAAATTGCACAATGCCAAAAACATCGAAACCAAACCTAACTCACCAAACTATACACACACagacataaaatatatatattaagcacacataTATAGGGACCAAGGACTAGTAAGTGGCTTATATGACGTTGGTTTTCTTAAAATATGCCAACATGAATGGCGTAATGCATGAGTAGGTAGATagggtttttagggtttttatatACATGCACTGGCGTTATGGTGTATTACACGTAGGGTTTGCAGCAGAAAAAGGCAAAAGGACATGCAGGCATGTTTAGGTCGTCTGTGTAACCGTCCATTTTGTGTTATCAAATGCCAAAGGTGCCCTACTTCTAATAATAATGAGCTAGCTAGAACACAACTTTACTTAAGTTTTGTCTCATAGGAGCATGATCTATTTACATCTAAATCCACCTACTAGACTCTACCTTATTGGTTGTGATGAGGCTTTAGGGTTTTACAAGGGTACGTTAATGTATTGAAGAAGAACACCTAATAGAAATTTCATCATTTGAGAAACCATTTGACCCACTGAATGATGTATCTACCGCTTAAGGGGTCTACAACACCATATGATGGGCTTTAGTAAGTTTTCGTACTAAATATGCCAAAATTAATACCCTAGTAAAATTGAAAGTTTTAGAACATGGTTTTTGCTTAAGTTGGCTCATATGGACATGATCTAGATGCACCTTTACCACTTGCCACTAATTCATTGGTTGCGGTGAAGTTTTAGGTGTGGTGCACGTACTGtcacttcaagtcttcaacatTTTACCACATTACCTGAGGGGTTATTTGTAGATGTTTGTATTTAATACGTCAAAACACCCTAGAAAAAATGAAGTTTTAGTTCTAAAAACTATCTCATGATCCtacttttgaaaaatgaaaactattgTGTGTGAATGACACCATGTACCGAATGCACTATGCGACGTACATGTTACGTTGATATGATGTATCGAATCCAAcaagataaaagaaaagagagggagagagagagagttacatTTCACGATTAGGGTCACCCCAGTTGTACCAGCCTTTAGGGATGATAATGTCGTCCATGTACGTGTAGGCAAAGACCACCCTGGAGAAGGGACCCCAAGCCCTACCAAGATAGAGAGCTCCTGAACCCGTGACCTTACAGTTTACAAATGAGAAGCCCGTTTCCTCCAACATACTGCTTCTGCCTTGCGCCGTGAGTGCTCCTGTGTTCTGTGCTATTGCATGCACGTGACATCCCTGTACAGTTGCACTTAGCAATTTCAACATTTACATATTCATGTGGCTATATGATATGAGACTGCAAGGTCAAGACATATAGAAGACGCCAATAAATAGAACATGCTTTGATTTAACTTCATGATTTGACAAAATCCACAGTTTTTTAAGCATGCCAAGCAGTGAGctgtaagaaatgaaaattaacaaagaaatgaaaagagtaAGGGCATTGTTATTTGCAATTCGAAAATGTCGTTCAGTATTCGTTTCACCGCAATTTTTCTCGTGTTTTGTAAGGGAAGATTTCACGATGACTCTTATGTGTAATTTTGGGAATAGAATTAAAATACATATGAAAATCAATCAACATGAGAAATGCAGAGTTTTGCATGTGGAGTGAGACTTATTTACACCCCGGTACATTACTATGTCATCCTGAGCCAATATGCAAGCTATGTGGGAAAGATTAACGCATCACATACAATTATTCATTTAGGATGCTATGATGGTGTACAAGAGTGTAGGTAAGTCCTTCTCGTCCATGTGTCATTGTACAAATTCTTACGATTATGCAATGATGCAAGAAGACGGTAAATTATAGGATTCTGGAATGAATAACTGTATTATATTTTTGGATCAAAGGCTAAAAGAATCCAAAAATAAGGTGAAAATTGATCTAACCTGAAATAGGGAGAGTCCATTTCCAAAGATGAAATCCACAGAGCCTTCAATATAGCAATCCTTGTAATAATGCCTTCCCAAATGATCATAGAGTGTGTCTTGTGCCCCCAAAAAACTACACCCCAAGAAAGCTGCTGTATCAGCTGATATTCTAAACGCCACTGCCTGCTTCCCAATTGCTCCTGGTTTGGGGACTGGTGTAGTGTTCTGCACATTAATCGTACAATCATATATCGTAACAAGAGAGTTCTCTGTTCAGGACGTCCATAAAAAGAGACTGAGATTGAGAAAATTACCTTAAATGTAATGtttctggcaataaaataagGGGAATTGACAGCAAAAGTTGCAGAATTAAAAGTCCCCATGGGTTGTTTTTTTGGACCAGATGGTGTTTGAGCTGTGTCTCCCCATTGAACAATGGTTTTATCTGCCCCTGCTCCTTCTATGGTTATAAATGATTTCAATGGAGGTATATTTACCTTCTCCCTGAAAATTTTTACCATTCCACACCTTCGTTAGTTACCAATTCACCACATAACAAGAATGTATGACAATTAACAACATATGAAAAAGTgcaaaaaagtaaataaaaaagagtatTTTCAGTCGGTAATGATTTTTACACTCTCGTGTTCTTCTTCCAAAGATATACTTACGTGTATATTCCGGCATGTACTTTGATAACAACTCTCACGAGATTGATGAAGGGGAGAGAATCAATGGCGTCTTGGATTTTTGTGAAGTCTCCTGCATTAGGATTCTTGTCCACATGCAGAGTGAAAGAAGGAGAGAGCTTGTTCTTTGCTGCTTTGAAAACAGAGTGTTTGAGGCTTCCAACAAACTTAACCCACTTCATGAATTGCTGTTCTGATAATTGGGCTCGAGTCATGTTCTTCGTTAAGTGCACGTTTCCGGCCGGATTTCCCGGTCGGAGTCCCTTCGAATGGCACTGTGATGGGGTTGaatagaggaggagaagaagaataagaacatAGAAAATGTGTTGGAATAATGTTGACATCTAATTTTATGGCAGGAGGTAAAGTGAGACGCAAAATAAAAATAGGAATGAGAATGAGAATGAGAATGAAGGGAGTATAGAGACTAGGGAGTATGTTATTATTAGGGAAAGGAATTCCAAGTGCATTATATATAGAGAGAACGAAggggtttgatttggtttggtttataTACAAGTTGGTAGCTTTTGTTTTTAGGTGGAAAGTGATGCTTAATTGGAATCAAAGACTGAGAATCAGTCACGGGTGCTTCTATGGACATTCATGtaatgagagggagagagagagagggagaattTAAGCACTTTCTGCGTATAAAAATTGTTGTCAAATGTTTTTGCCCCTTTTTGTGTTGTAGTTGCTTGTTGGTGCCCGTGAGTGTCTCTCTTTCTGTTTGTGTGTGAGTGTGAATATATTATTGTGACTTGTGAGGGGGAAATGGGTTGTTTTACGTGACTACAAATATTAAGATAATGTTTTGTGAGTTATAAAACCCACTTCCTAGCTTCTACCGACCTCTTAATCATGGCCGTCAGTAGAACATGGGGTCCAGTTATGCACCATTTGATTACTATCTAAATATGTGGTTATGGTTAATCAACGTTTTAAAAGACATTAAGAGCTAGTTGAGCGACAGGTTGAGGCCTAACGCCTAGGCAGTTAAGACTATCTCCAACTGACCCggtcaaagggtcatagggctaaaaatagTTTAGAATGACacaaaaatcatctccaaccgaaggctagATCAAAaggcttgtgggccccaccgCGCCAAAACCTCCAAATCAGGCCAGCAAGTTGGTCATTTC is from Pyrus communis chromosome 10, drPyrComm1.1, whole genome shotgun sequence and encodes:
- the LOC137748798 gene encoding protein IQ-domain 26-like encodes the protein MGRVIRWLKGLFGIKTKDNHQKPISDSGDFKDKKGSSFGREDAPATLLCHSPATIPPNISPSEVAWLRSHYTETEKEQNKQAIAVAAATAAAADAAVAAANAAVAVVRLTSHGRGTMFGGGRERWAAVKVQTCFRGYLARKALRALKGLVKLQALVRGYLVRKQATATLHSIQALIRAQATVRSHKNRGLISIESSNRFEIRARKSMERFGDSRSEHTAPSHSRRLSASNLGDNNFNDIDESPKIVEVDTGSRPKSRSRRTNTGSASGFSDDTTYQRALSSPIPYPGTPARLSIPDSRNYQDYDWALSVEECRMISSAQGTPRFVNSCGGGATSNAAGTPSKSVCNENYFRGYSPNYMASTQSFKAKLRSHSAPKQRPEPGAKKRLSLNEMLASRNSLSGVRMQRSCSQVQDAIVFKNAVMGKLERSSGFW
- the LOC137749011 gene encoding probable pectinesterase 53 is translated as MSTLFQHIFYVLILLLLLYSTPSQCHSKGLRPGNPAGNVHLTKNMTRAQLSEQQFMKWVKFVGSLKHSVFKAAKNKLSPSFTLHVDKNPNAGDFTKIQDAIDSLPFINLVRVVIKVHAGIYTEKVNIPPLKSFITIEGAGADKTIVQWGDTAQTPSGPKKQPMGTFNSATFAVNSPYFIARNITFKNTTPVPKPGAIGKQAVAFRISADTAAFLGCSFLGAQDTLYDHLGRHYYKDCYIEGSVDFIFGNGLSLFQGCHVHAIAQNTGALTAQGRSSMLEETGFSFVNCKVTGSGALYLGRAWGPFSRVVFAYTYMDDIIIPKGWYNWGDPNREMTVFYGQYKCTGPGARFAGRVSWSRELTDEEAKPFISLTFIDGSEWIKI